The stretch of DNA GGCAAGAATTGCAGCACCCAGAGTCGTTGCCGTATCAGATGTCGGCACCTTAATAACCTTTCCGGTTACATCGGATTTGATCTGCGTCCACAGCCTGCTGTTTGCAGCCCCTCCCATGGCAACCAATTCATCCACCTTTACGCCTGCTTCTTCTGCAGTCTTTAAGTTGTGCCGAAGTGCATAGGCACATCCTTCCAGTGTAGCACGTATCATATGAGCCCTTGTCTTGCTGTAATCAAGTCCGAAATAAACGCCCTTTGCATGTTTGTCCCATATGGGCGATCTTTCTCCTGCCATGTAGGGTAAGAATATTAGTCCGTCTGAACCGGCTTTGACCTGAGAAGCTTCATCATCCATTATCTTAAATGAATTGATACCGGTTAATTGTTCCTTCTGTATTTCATAAGCTCCCAATTCCTGCCTGAACCACTTTAAGGTTCCTCCGCCACCAATGGTACCACCTTGCAGCAGCCATAAATCAGGAACCACGTGAAAGCTTAAGATTAATTTGGGATGGGCCAGGGCCTGACCTACACATATACTCATGCCTCCTGCCTGGCCTCCCTGTTCCTGAGTCTGTCCAATTTCAATAACACCGGCTCCAAGGGTACCACATGCTGCATCCAACCCTCCTGCCACAACAGGAGTTCCTACTGCCAACCCTGTCGCTCCCGCTGCCTCTTGGGTTACTTCACCAACTACCTGATGGCAGGCAAATATTTCAGGGAGTTTTTCCAATGGAATCTCCAGTTCATCACAAAAATCCTCTTCCCATTTTCCTGTTTTCATGTCAAATACGTGGAGACCATACCCCTGGCAAATATCCTGCGTCATCATACCAGTGAGCTTAAAAACGATATAACTGTTACTCTGCAGGA from Petroclostridium xylanilyticum encodes:
- a CDS encoding xylulokinase, which gives rise to MEKLLLGIDIGTSACKVALFDLEGKVIAQSTKEYPVYYPAPGYVEQNPQEWWKGICDAVREAINTAKIDPKQIAGIGVDGQSWSAIPVDKEGNVLYNTPIWMDTRASEISRKVLEKYGHDRIFEISGNPFEPTYSTPKILWFKEYEPDVYKKAFKFLQSNSYIVFKLTGMMTQDICQGYGLHVFDMKTGKWEEDFCDELEIPLEKLPEIFACHQVVGEVTQEAAGATGLAVGTPVVAGGLDAACGTLGAGVIEIGQTQEQGGQAGGMSICVGQALAHPKLILSFHVVPDLWLLQGGTIGGGGTLKWFRQELGAYEIQKEQLTGINSFKIMDDEASQVKAGSDGLIFLPYMAGERSPIWDKHAKGVYFGLDYSKTRAHMIRATLEGCAYALRHNLKTAEEAGVKVDELVAMGGAANSRLWTQIKSDVTGKVIKVPTSDTATTLGAAILAGVGTGMYRDFKEAVNRTIHITRVHEPDMKVHETYKKYYEIYLEIYERLKDTFIKSEVG